The DNA region agatttatttcattatatgttgtatttactcagaaaaaaatcttcacaaatagcttaattattcgaccgatcaaagtaggtaatgaccccttaaatcccGCAATAACGGGCCCAATTTGCTCGAGGAGCCAATGGAAAGGCTTTTTCCCCTAAGAATACGAATGCTCGcgcgaaaaatatttacatgctCCGTTTGCGCACGTGCCTGCTGGCAAATCGAGCGACAACAACATCGTATCTATCCCTGACCGTGGATAATTACCACCAGCAGTCCACGCCTAGTCAGGGGATTACGAGGTACGCTTAATTTATCAGCTCGTGTTTACCCAAAGCGGAGAAAAGAAATTCGCAGCTGAAAAAGCACGGCGTTTTCCATAGTGGCGAACTCTGCGCCGGTCGACGTGTCTCGCTCGCGCGAATTCCATGCGTTTCGTCGCGTCACCGAACACCGCACCGTTTGATAAGCTTCCGAGGCGGAGTAACGCGTGAAAGTTCGTCACATGAGAGACCAGGGGGAAACGCGACCGCTGCTCTCCACGGACCAGAAGGATGCCAAGGACCATAGATACAGCTCGATCTATTCGCTGGAAAAGGCATTCGCTGATGCTGGAAAATCCAAGTTGGGCATGATAGAGGAGGTTCGTTTTCGGCGTGTGTGATCCGCGTAGCGTTTGCCACACGGTAGACTGTCGAGGAGACGAGGAAGCGTTGCTTTCCCAAGCGGTACCTATTCTCCTCCTTGGAATGTTAAGTTAGACATCGAAGATATACTTGGCGGAGAATGTATCTTTTAGGGACCGCGCGTCATTCACTAATTACGCAGAATATCCTTTAATTCCGCGACAGAGCCTGATAGTCCTTCATCCTTAATAGACACCCGCTACGAGATAGGTGAATCGTTTGGTTTTTCGTCGCACGAAAATGCTGGATTTCCGAGTGATTGCGTAATGTTTACCCGCCGCCAACCTGTGCATTAATCGAGCCGCTCCGTTCCACGTATCTGCGAGAGCAGTTCTCGAATGCGGTCGGCGGTGGTCGGTCTCGGTTCCCGTTGCTGTTCCGTAATACTTTCTAAAGCCAGTGTTTAAGCGCTGGAGGAATTGTCTCGATCAATTGGTGACTGAAATTCCCCAGGGAACCAGCTCAAAGTTCACGAGATCGGAGAGCGACGACAGCAGCAGCGTGACGTTCAGCAACAGCGGCTCCACGCCAAATGGAAGTCCGCTTGGGTCTGAGACCGAGGAGGAAGCGAACGACGAAGAGCTGGCCAAGTGAGTACCAATCCTTTCCTCGCGCAAAAGCAGAGCCTTACACGGCCGTAGAATATATATTGCGTGGCGGAATTCTACGCGCCTCTAAAGCTCTTGCCCAACGGAGCAGATTAAAAGAGTATACAAACGAGCTGTGACGTTAATGCCGAAGTGTCTGCGTGTGAATGTTTTTCCCCGACCAGATGAAACCAGTATTCATCTGTTTAAAGAGCGGTGTGCCGAAGGAGGATCATCTTCGGATTCGACCTTCTTTATATCGCCCCAGGGTTATCGCACTACGAGCCCGCTCCGAGACACTTAGACTCGTCCAGTCAGTCTCGGTGCTCGGGCATTAAAGATTGCTTGTATTTTCGTACACAGCTCTCCGTACAGGGAGAGAACGTGCGTTCAACTCTCGTCTTTCACTGCTCGACAGATTTGTCCGCGCACATTGTGTCTCGCCTCGAATTCGTCTCATATTTAGTCACGCACTGGATTAATTAGCGCGGTAATATTCTCGATGATTCGGAAAGAGGAGATTTGATTACGTCCGTGGAGTTTAAGATAACGCGATGATCCCGAGATACGACGTCGGCAGTGCTGTGTCGCTGCAAAGGTACAGGAAAGCGAGAGCGCGCTACAATTCCTTTCTCCTTCGTTCGTAACGGAGATGAATTTTGCAGAGTGCCGCTGCAAGCTCCTCCGCGAAGGAAGAGCAGGGCTGTGTCGCCGATGATAAATCAGAAGCTGGGGAACGATCCGATGGAGCTTCCCGGTGCTCAGAGCGCGAATTCTACGATAACCAGTGTGAACAGCATTAGCAGTCTGCTGAAGGAGAAGCTGCAGCTGTCCCTGCCGCAGGCTCTGCGTAGCAGCAAGAAAAGGCAGAACGCTGACTATCGGTAAGCCGAAAACACTCCATTCAACTTGAACTTTCAAGCTCCAACTCGCTCCTAATCTTTTGCAGGCTCCGAGCGTTCGTGGGAATACTATTCCTCTGCGTCGTTTTTCTCGTAGGATTCGCGCACATTTATTACACTCAGCACGTGCTGCAGCGAGCGTACTTTGACAAATTTAGGTAAGCGTACCGCGACACGAGGTACCTGCGTCGAAAATCTTCGCACTAGTTGATCCGCGATCTCGCGTCGCTTCCAGGTTCAATAAGAACGAGAGAGTGATGCACGTGTACAGCAGCACCGGGGCTGAGGTGATCGCGGCTCGCCTGGGTGTAGGGATCCCGCCCGACACCGGAGTATTCCCGTGCCTGCCTCATCATCAGAAGCAGGACACGGTTTGCCTCGAGTGGCTCCAGCAGACGCGATTGTACCTTGCCCACACGATGCACGAGGACATGCACTGTTACCATGTCACCTGGCAAAGCCTCAATCCTTCCTACAATCCCACCGATTGCTTCGATTGGTCCTCGAAGAGGGGCCACTGGTACGGCGCCGGTCAGGTGCAGAACATGCCCTATCCCCTTGAACGAGGACGCCTCGACCTGAGCCCCTTCGTCACCGGCGACATCGGCAAGCACCCGTTCGGGAACGTGCTGAAGAGGTACTTCTTGAACTCGAAGGGCGCAACGATACTGGTCGACCCAGAGACGCCACTCTACGTCTCCATCAACGCCAACAGGAGCAACGACTTCTGCCTGCAAGCGAACTTCGACGCTTTCGCTTATATCAATCGGCTGACGCCTCTCCCCCAATTGAACTACACCATCTGCGCGACGGACAACATGAAGAACCTGCACTCCTCCATGGCGGAGAAGTCTCTGTGGGACGGGCTGAAGCCGGACGAGCTCCACGCGGTGCACTCGCTGCTGTCCGAGCCGGTCTGGCAAATTTCACCCACCAACGAAGCCGCCATTTACAATTACACCGAGGATGTGATCGCTCTAGGATTTCTGCGGCAGGGCCACGTCTTgctgagcgaggagtggcagcCCAGCACTGGCGATTTCGTGCTGGACGAGGAACGATTCCCCTCCATGGAGGAGACTATCAATATCATCCATCGTCGAGGCTTCAGGATCGTGTTCACCATCCAGCCGTTCATATCCACGGAGTCTATGAACTTTAAGGACGCGGTTTCGAGCAGGCTGCTGATCTCCGAGCGGGGAAGCGATCCAAGAATTCCAGCGTTAACCAGGTAGGTGGATAGTCTCTTTCAAAAGCTTCTCGGCACTCAGCCGCCTAGTTCCCAGACATCCGCGTCAAGGCGAAAACTTTATATTCCATGCGCAGATACAAACAGAGCAACAGCGTCGGCGTTCTAGACATCACGAATAACAAGACTCTGCCCTGGCTGCAGTCCAAGCTCGAGAGCTTGATCATGAAGTACCACGTGAACTCTTTCTACCTGGACCTGGGCACTGCGCAGGACATGCCTCACTACTACAAATGCGAGCAGCCGCTGACGAACCCGGATCATTACAAAACGTTGTTCACAAGAGCGATTCTGGGATCCGTGCCAGTGATCGGCGTCTCGGGCGCGATTTCCAGGCCGCGGGCGCCAGTCTTCGTGTCCCTTCCCGCGTTCTCCTCCTCGTGGAAGGCGA from Andrena cerasifolii isolate SP2316 chromosome 13, iyAndCera1_principal, whole genome shotgun sequence includes:
- the LOC143375641 gene encoding myogenesis-regulating glycosidase isoform X5, whose amino-acid sequence is MRDQGETRPLLSTDQKDAKDHRYSSIYSLEKAFADAGKSKLGMIEEGTSSKFTRSESDDSSSVTFSNSGSTPNGSPLGSETEEEANDEELAKVPLQAPPRRKSRAVSPMINQKLGNDPMELPGAQSANSTITSVNSISSLLKEKLQLSLPQALRSSKKRQNADYRLRAFVGILFLCVVFLVGFAHIYYTQHVLQRAYFDKFRFNKNERVMHVYSSTGAEVIAARLGVGIPPDTGVFPCLPHHQKQDTVCLEWLQQTRLYLAHTMHEDMHCYHVTWQSLNPSYNPTDCFDWSSKRGHWYGAGQVQNMPYPLERGRLDLSPFVTGDIGKHPFGNVLKRYFLNSKGATILVDPETPLYVSINANRSNDFCLQANFDAFAYINRLTPLPQLNYTICATDNMKNLHSSMAEKSLWDGLKPDELHAVHSLLSEPVWQISPTNEAAIYNYTEDVIALGFLRQGHVLLSEEWQPSTGDFVLDEERFPSMEETINIIHRRGFRIVFTIQPFISTESMNFKDAVSSRLLISERGSDPRIPALTRYKQSNSVGVLDITNNKTLPWLQSKLESLIMKYHVNSFYLDLGTAQDMPHYYKCEQPLTNPDHYKTLFTRAILGSVPVIGVSGAISRPRAPVFVSLPAFSSSWKAIKTVIPTVLTYGMVGYPFIMPGAVGGDVALPMSDNNPDNDFEVSLPDKELYIRWLQLSTFLPVIRFTHLPSKYSDESVLEIAKRLTTLRQKTVTPLLKKYAKETLDTGLPIIRPLWMLDPGDPACHVVVDEFSVGEELIVAPVLYSGSRQREVYLPAGVWRDGIDGSLRKGSRWIHNYRVAEDKVAYFVKMPDNTRF
- the LOC143375641 gene encoding uncharacterized protein LOC143375641 isoform X3 — its product is MDAFKRKRKRTDSQKKVLLSIVDPWDVSLASVDPVGLAERRGVSLSILPPRQNGNTAQERLSPGRTVRIPSPWYKPAYTRSPEPTWVDPWHSSSRSPVAAQPSPAETPQKLTKKKGEQSQARNSRRSYGLRNDQTIPDDNGLIGPTQEITRDDLDHDHRTGAVARVRFESEERPRSSTWGSPLEVDRLDEKRQLYQSRAIQLPGVSHLPCNSPTREKDKRTRRDSSAVEDDSKESDREKRSKPTEGAEIVSRGSFEDKELVNVVQNLVTSRYSPILPGTHRRISRRSPCGRRESPKEMDTVDCSKAAEDNEDTAESRKAAGPVKDEARERFLRPETTAGLGATSIRKTSVSMPSNLDEMEDLRIVRHKGTSSKFTRSESDDSSSVTFSNSGSTPNGSPLGSETEEEANDEELAKVPLQAPPRRKSRAVSPMINQKLGNDPMELPGAQSANSTITSVNSISSLLKEKLQLSLPQALRSSKKRQNADYRLRAFVGILFLCVVFLVGFAHIYYTQHVLQRAYFDKFRFNKNERVMHVYSSTGAEVIAARLGVGIPPDTGVFPCLPHHQKQDTVCLEWLQQTRLYLAHTMHEDMHCYHVTWQSLNPSYNPTDCFDWSSKRGHWYGAGQVQNMPYPLERGRLDLSPFVTGDIGKHPFGNVLKRYFLNSKGATILVDPETPLYVSINANRSNDFCLQANFDAFAYINRLTPLPQLNYTICATDNMKNLHSSMAEKSLWDGLKPDELHAVHSLLSEPVWQISPTNEAAIYNYTEDVIALGFLRQGHVLLSEEWQPSTGDFVLDEERFPSMEETINIIHRRGFRIVFTIQPFISTESMNFKDAVSSRLLISERGSDPRIPALTRYKQSNSVGVLDITNNKTLPWLQSKLESLIMKYHVNSFYLDLGTAQDMPHYYKCEQPLTNPDHYKTLFTRAILGSVPVIGVSGAISRPRAPVFVSLPAFSSSWKAIKTVIPTVLTYGMVGYPFIMPGAVGGDVALPMSDNNPDNDFEVSLPDKELYIRWLQLSTFLPVIRFTHLPSKYSDESVLEIAKRLTTLRQKTVTPLLKKYAKETLDTGLPIIRPLWMLDPGDPACHVVVDEFSVGEELIVAPVLYSGSRQREVYLPAGVWRDGIDGSLRKGSRWIHNYRVAEDKVAYFVKMPDNTRF
- the LOC143375641 gene encoding uncharacterized protein LOC143375641 isoform X1, which gives rise to MDAFKRKRKRTDSQKKVLLSIVDPWDVSLASVDPVGLAERRGVSLSILPPRQNGNTAQERLSPGRTVRIPSPWYKPAYTSHLEQSSAPRTAESRSPEPTWVDPWHSSSRSPVAAQPSPAETPQKLTKKKGEQSQARNSRRSYGLRNDQTIPDDNGLIGPTQEITRDDLDHDHRTGAVARVRFESEERPRSSTWGSPLEVDRLDEKRQLYQSRAIQLPGVSHLPCNSPTREKDKRTRRDSSAVEDDSKESDREKRSKPTEGAEIVSRGSFEDKELVNVVQNLVTSRYSPILPGTHRRISRRSPCGRRESPKEMDTVDCSKAAEDNEDTAESRKAAGPVKDEARERFLRPETTAGLGATSIRKTSVSMPSNLDEMEDLRIVRHKGTSSKFTRSESDDSSSVTFSNSGSTPNGSPLGSETEEEANDEELAKVPLQAPPRRKSRAVSPMINQKLGNDPMELPGAQSANSTITSVNSISSLLKEKLQLSLPQALRSSKKRQNADYRLRAFVGILFLCVVFLVGFAHIYYTQHVLQRAYFDKFRFNKNERVMHVYSSTGAEVIAARLGVGIPPDTGVFPCLPHHQKQDTVCLEWLQQTRLYLAHTMHEDMHCYHVTWQSLNPSYNPTDCFDWSSKRGHWYGAGQVQNMPYPLERGRLDLSPFVTGDIGKHPFGNVLKRYFLNSKGATILVDPETPLYVSINANRSNDFCLQANFDAFAYINRLTPLPQLNYTICATDNMKNLHSSMAEKSLWDGLKPDELHAVHSLLSEPVWQISPTNEAAIYNYTEDVIALGFLRQGHVLLSEEWQPSTGDFVLDEERFPSMEETINIIHRRGFRIVFTIQPFISTESMNFKDAVSSRLLISERGSDPRIPALTRYKQSNSVGVLDITNNKTLPWLQSKLESLIMKYHVNSFYLDLGTAQDMPHYYKCEQPLTNPDHYKTLFTRAILGSVPVIGVSGAISRPRAPVFVSLPAFSSSWKAIKTVIPTVLTYGMVGYPFIMPGAVGGDVALPMSDNNPDNDFEVSLPDKELYIRWLQLSTFLPVIRFTHLPSKYSDESVLEIAKRLTTLRQKTVTPLLKKYAKETLDTGLPIIRPLWMLDPGDPACHVVVDEFSVGEELIVAPVLYSGSRQREVYLPAGVWRDGIDGSLRKGSRWIHNYRVAEDKVAYFVKMPDNTRF
- the LOC143375641 gene encoding uncharacterized protein LOC143375641 isoform X2; this encodes MDAFKRKRKRTDSQKKVLLSIVDPWDVSLASVDPVGLAERRGVSLSILPPRQNGNTAQERLSPGRTVRIPSPWYKPAYTSHLEQSSAPRTAESRSPEPTWVDPWHSSSRSPVAAQPSPAETPQKLTKKKGEQSQARNSRRSYGLRNDQTIPDDNGLIGPTQEITRDDLDHDHRTGAVARVRFESEERPSSTWGSPLEVDRLDEKRQLYQSRAIQLPGVSHLPCNSPTREKDKRTRRDSSAVEDDSKESDREKRSKPTEGAEIVSRGSFEDKELVNVVQNLVTSRYSPILPGTHRRISRRSPCGRRESPKEMDTVDCSKAAEDNEDTAESRKAAGPVKDEARERFLRPETTAGLGATSIRKTSVSMPSNLDEMEDLRIVRHKGTSSKFTRSESDDSSSVTFSNSGSTPNGSPLGSETEEEANDEELAKVPLQAPPRRKSRAVSPMINQKLGNDPMELPGAQSANSTITSVNSISSLLKEKLQLSLPQALRSSKKRQNADYRLRAFVGILFLCVVFLVGFAHIYYTQHVLQRAYFDKFRFNKNERVMHVYSSTGAEVIAARLGVGIPPDTGVFPCLPHHQKQDTVCLEWLQQTRLYLAHTMHEDMHCYHVTWQSLNPSYNPTDCFDWSSKRGHWYGAGQVQNMPYPLERGRLDLSPFVTGDIGKHPFGNVLKRYFLNSKGATILVDPETPLYVSINANRSNDFCLQANFDAFAYINRLTPLPQLNYTICATDNMKNLHSSMAEKSLWDGLKPDELHAVHSLLSEPVWQISPTNEAAIYNYTEDVIALGFLRQGHVLLSEEWQPSTGDFVLDEERFPSMEETINIIHRRGFRIVFTIQPFISTESMNFKDAVSSRLLISERGSDPRIPALTRYKQSNSVGVLDITNNKTLPWLQSKLESLIMKYHVNSFYLDLGTAQDMPHYYKCEQPLTNPDHYKTLFTRAILGSVPVIGVSGAISRPRAPVFVSLPAFSSSWKAIKTVIPTVLTYGMVGYPFIMPGAVGGDVALPMSDNNPDNDFEVSLPDKELYIRWLQLSTFLPVIRFTHLPSKYSDESVLEIAKRLTTLRQKTVTPLLKKYAKETLDTGLPIIRPLWMLDPGDPACHVVVDEFSVGEELIVAPVLYSGSRQREVYLPAGVWRDGIDGSLRKGSRWIHNYRVAEDKVAYFVKMPDNTRF
- the LOC143375641 gene encoding myogenesis-regulating glycosidase isoform X6 gives rise to the protein MIPRYDVGSAVSLQRVPLQAPPRRKSRAVSPMINQKLGNDPMELPGAQSANSTITSVNSISSLLKEKLQLSLPQALRSSKKRQNADYRLRAFVGILFLCVVFLVGFAHIYYTQHVLQRAYFDKFRFNKNERVMHVYSSTGAEVIAARLGVGIPPDTGVFPCLPHHQKQDTVCLEWLQQTRLYLAHTMHEDMHCYHVTWQSLNPSYNPTDCFDWSSKRGHWYGAGQVQNMPYPLERGRLDLSPFVTGDIGKHPFGNVLKRYFLNSKGATILVDPETPLYVSINANRSNDFCLQANFDAFAYINRLTPLPQLNYTICATDNMKNLHSSMAEKSLWDGLKPDELHAVHSLLSEPVWQISPTNEAAIYNYTEDVIALGFLRQGHVLLSEEWQPSTGDFVLDEERFPSMEETINIIHRRGFRIVFTIQPFISTESMNFKDAVSSRLLISERGSDPRIPALTRYKQSNSVGVLDITNNKTLPWLQSKLESLIMKYHVNSFYLDLGTAQDMPHYYKCEQPLTNPDHYKTLFTRAILGSVPVIGVSGAISRPRAPVFVSLPAFSSSWKAIKTVIPTVLTYGMVGYPFIMPGAVGGDVALPMSDNNPDNDFEVSLPDKELYIRWLQLSTFLPVIRFTHLPSKYSDESVLEIAKRLTTLRQKTVTPLLKKYAKETLDTGLPIIRPLWMLDPGDPACHVVVDEFSVGEELIVAPVLYSGSRQREVYLPAGVWRDGIDGSLRKGSRWIHNYRVAEDKVAYFVKMPDNTRF
- the LOC143375641 gene encoding myogenesis-regulating glycosidase isoform X4, with protein sequence MDTVDCSKAAEDNEDTAESRKAAGPVKDEARERFLRPETTAGLGATSIRKTSVSMPSNLDEMEDLRIVRHKGTSSKFTRSESDDSSSVTFSNSGSTPNGSPLGSETEEEANDEELAKVPLQAPPRRKSRAVSPMINQKLGNDPMELPGAQSANSTITSVNSISSLLKEKLQLSLPQALRSSKKRQNADYRLRAFVGILFLCVVFLVGFAHIYYTQHVLQRAYFDKFRFNKNERVMHVYSSTGAEVIAARLGVGIPPDTGVFPCLPHHQKQDTVCLEWLQQTRLYLAHTMHEDMHCYHVTWQSLNPSYNPTDCFDWSSKRGHWYGAGQVQNMPYPLERGRLDLSPFVTGDIGKHPFGNVLKRYFLNSKGATILVDPETPLYVSINANRSNDFCLQANFDAFAYINRLTPLPQLNYTICATDNMKNLHSSMAEKSLWDGLKPDELHAVHSLLSEPVWQISPTNEAAIYNYTEDVIALGFLRQGHVLLSEEWQPSTGDFVLDEERFPSMEETINIIHRRGFRIVFTIQPFISTESMNFKDAVSSRLLISERGSDPRIPALTRYKQSNSVGVLDITNNKTLPWLQSKLESLIMKYHVNSFYLDLGTAQDMPHYYKCEQPLTNPDHYKTLFTRAILGSVPVIGVSGAISRPRAPVFVSLPAFSSSWKAIKTVIPTVLTYGMVGYPFIMPGAVGGDVALPMSDNNPDNDFEVSLPDKELYIRWLQLSTFLPVIRFTHLPSKYSDESVLEIAKRLTTLRQKTVTPLLKKYAKETLDTGLPIIRPLWMLDPGDPACHVVVDEFSVGEELIVAPVLYSGSRQREVYLPAGVWRDGIDGSLRKGSRWIHNYRVAEDKVAYFVKMPDNTRF